The genomic stretch CcttatataaatgttaaataaacaataaaaacatgacatttcTCTTGGTTAAACAGCACATTTTTAatatcagtttattattatgcaAAAATGACGCCTTTcgtccaatcagatttgagaattctacAGCACCGTGCTACATGATTggaaacacacatacagcacattcAGATCATTTAGATCTTCTAAAGTTAACTAATGGATTtcttcagtgattattttctgttatatttAGAGTAATGTGTGGTGTTATAGTGTTCTTCATAAATCAGTAAACATCAGATCAATGTctgtgtcttttatttttattgtagctGAACAGATGTTCTGGGAGGTCATGCAGCTGTGTAAGGAGATGTCCTGTGCTAAACTGGACTACTACAGAGATGAACTGTGAACACTGAGCAAGGAGACCGTGTGTGAAAGAAACATGCTCAGTGCAGGAGAGGGGGGTTCTGCAGTTCACCAAGACACATCACAGGGACCAGGTCTTTCCTCACACCTCAACActccagcactgtgtgtgtgtgtgtgtgtgtgtgtgtactgagatgaaatcactgaaaagggaagaaaaaggtgttggtctactgatcagaaggttgtgagtttgaatcccagctccaccaagctgccactgctgggcccctgagcaaggccctcaaccctcaattactcagctgtataaaatgagataaaatgtaagtcactgtggataaggacatctgccaaatgccagaaacgtaaatgtaaatgtctgataGCTGCCTCTTGTCTCCTCAGTTCTGGTCAAACCCATTAAAGTGTCACACTTATTCATAACACATGTCACTAAGACCTATTATAAACATATTCTGTCTAATTTAACTCGTACacctgaatgaaataaaacctcatAAACCTTCTGATACTAATTATACTATTTTCCTTCCACCATCACACTCTGTAGCCACTGCTGAATATGGTTCCTGTATTTATGTCTGGTGTAAATGGAgtacacagatatatatttttcacagaCCAGTAGTGTCTCAGGTGCCTGATGCCACTGATTTATAATTCAGTAATTCAGCAGAAATTTGTTGCCAAATCAGTTCACCGTCAGTCCACTTTGTGTTCGAAAGTCAGGGAATTCAAGTGAAGTTTCCTTTCCCTTTGGGCTCAAGACACTTCAGTTCATTTTTTAAGAAACTCTGAGTTTTAGCTGTGCTCCAGTGTGTCCAAGAACTTTTGATAAAAATGTCAATACACTATCACAGCTTCACACTCCTCTCCAGATGTGTATGAATCCACCTGgaggaagacacacacacacactttactatccttgtgaggaccttccatAGGACTAACCCTGAGTTCATATGTCAAGCATTCATTTGTCTTTGGTTTAGAAAATGTTATCCAGTGTTATTTAATGCAGCAGAATGTGTTTAGAAGACAgatatctaatctaataataaaacagacatACAACATGCACAGTTTATTAACAATATAGTAGTTgattaaactaaactaaagttGTTCATGTTCATTTCAGCTGAAGTCATAAATCTGTCTCATTAAAAACTCAACACTACTTAAAAAGGCTATTAAAAGgacattataaaagaaaaaaatggaaatgctgcttgtgtgtttaagaagcctattgtgtaataacaataaaaaacggTGTGTAATTGTgataaaaatgacttgtttatttatataagaaaggagttaaacaaatgaagaaaataaacaaatgaataaaaatcagtgaagagattttttgggatacgaagaggtgtaccctgtggaggtgtccaagtagatcattttggtactagatttgggtcacagggtcacatgacctagaagctactgaagaaatagtttttttattaaaaaaattaattaataatagcaaattaattcacatgatacataattaatactgtcaattaattcaatttttatttataaataaacaaatgctgtttgcaatgccgcatgccatatgtatatttaagaagaaattagaataactggggaacgtagtcagtGAAGTAACAAGtcccacatttcagtcgtacagaaatttgtcgacggtccctaaactagcgcttccgaatgtccgtctaatgtccgaatatcaaactcacttcaccgcggttctgattatgtcgagatcacgagaaaacaaaagcaaaaatactTTTGTCTATATGGTGTCTATAGGAAATAGCACGGTGTGTTGTTTTAAACTCATTTGTTTTGAGAGTGTATGAACGCACTTCTTTCCACCGTTACATTTGTGAATCAGTTTCCTACCAAAGGAGCCGactcaaagagtcgactcagtCCGGAACGACACATCCCTCATAATGAATCCTTCCAAAGTGAAAGTGATTCTCTCTCCGCCTCGACTCCATTTTGCAAAAGTTACAAATCTCCAGGCAGAATCGGGGATATTAATGTCACAGAACAAGGACTGTTGACTAAAGGtgagttatttgtttatttttaacgaCTTTATGTTAGAAGAATGtggatatattgtatattaaagTGGTGTGAAATCAGATGTAGTAAATCTTTACAGCTGTTCTGATGGTGTATGAACTCTACAGACCTTTCAGCTTCCGCTCTTTAATTTATcgtaaaataaacattaagctGTTTGGGGAATATagttttacatttagtttttctATTTTCGCCTCAGTAAAATCGTAAAAGAAGTAAAACTAAAAGGTTTATTTCTGAAAGCTGCGGCTGTTGTTAATAGATCCGTATAACCAGTGGTGTAGTAAATCAGCCACAGACCCATATGCAGAAATATTTGTACAGGCCCTCTCCCATTCCAAGAGGCCAAATACCAAAACACAACCAAACAACCAAATACATTTTCCCAAACAGAACGGAAAAACAAGTCTAAAATAAACATCAACCACACTTTACACCGTCAATAATAAACTAGTGTttatcattcattcaatcattcattttttaaactaaaGGAGCAGCATTTTTCTTTAAGAATAAAGATGTGAAAACTATTGTGTGAAAGTTTAACTgcacatttgtttgtgtgttttctaggAGTGTGATCCATTCCAGCAGAAGAGATCAGACTCTTCAGGactcagctgtgtgtttgtgcaaactTTACTAATATTCAGAGATGGAGACTCCTGATCTAGACACAGATAATGTTTCCCCACCATCAAACAACTGGTAACCTACAACATCCTTGTGTTCTAgtcattaaatattcatatctAAATTATTTAGTGAACATATATGAAAGAATTTAACCaaagattttaatattattaaaaatctaaCAGTCACTagttaacaataaaaatgtattctgtttactgtaaggaaagtttaattaaaaactaatttaaaaaatcctcATTAAATTAAGAAGTGAGTTAAAACAGTAAGGAGTGTATATAAATGAGTAAAGGACTGTCTATAATGTTGTACAGTAAACTCCAGGGAAAGAGATCAGAATCATCAGCACCCAGCTGTAtctccatgaagagtgatgagtCTATGGAACATCCTCTGCATTTTAAAGATGGAGACTCCTCACTTCTACACAGGTAACGTCTCCTCACTGTTAATGTCACTGCTAAAGTCACACTTAAAGAGAAATTTAACTAGataaacagaataacaaaatacatactaaaacactgtaactgtGACCTTAATAAAGCCACTATTAAGAgtctaaaaacatttttgtcttatttaatgTCTAAAAGTTTTTGCTGAATGTTTTACTTGGAAAGTGTGCTAATGgtgtctttaaaataaatgtcacttGGTTTCACATGTTGTTTTGTAATGCAGTGAGATTCATGTGTTTGTAATGGCTTAAGTGTCCAAATATATTTGGGGTCATTGCAGGCTAGACCACCGCATAGCATCATTTATCCAGTGACAGGATACCAATCTTCTAGAGTTACACCAGAATTCAGTCAGTAAATCTACAGAGCTGCTGTGTGATCACTGTAAGACATGAGCAGGATGTTTAAAACACTCAGTGGTTCAATTTTAGATTTTGTCTGAAGTTCCCCTTTAAAGGCcacactacacagtcattagcagcaattttaatatttttgatatttatattatacagtataagttTTAGTGTTGATACTTTTAgttaatatagaaatatatgtaGTGTAAAtttcagtgtgagtgtaaatgttgtgtaaatattgtaaatacttaatactTTAATCTGAGACTTAATACTGAGACAGGGAAAAGCAGTGAATGAAAATTTCAGAAGTCATACAGAAAGATAATGAAAGTATCTGCAGACTgacagaaatgtgtttttattattgagttattattacaatattattgtttttattattttgatgaaatacaagttgctgcctcacagctccagggtctccagtgtctgtctgtgtggagtttcacatgttctcccctTGTCCATGtaggtttccttcaggttctccggtttcctcccacctcccaaacacatgccagtaggtggattggtgaACATAAATTGCCCCTATGtttgatggactggtgtcaCATCCAGGCTGTAGTATTATACTGGCTATAGTTAGGGATTTTATACCTGTGAACCTTTCTGACAAGATTTCTTAaaaactgtatctgtatttgtatctgtttagaacacattaCCTGTTCATTCAGAGTGCTGTATTCAGTCACATCcttaacagacacacagaaataaacctAGAATAACTAGAATTAAAATAGGTGAAGTGATGTATCTGATCAACTCCACTttttgttcccagtgttctacAGAAGGCAGGAGACAGAACAGAAATGATCACCACAGATACAGGGTAAGATCAAACCAACATGACTGTGACTCTGACACACTGGTATTATAAACCTCTCTGCTGTTATTAACTACAGAGTGATTAGATTATAGAAAACATACAGTAGATGAAAGTAAACACATAGTGAGACCATTATAAAGAACTATCTGTGGTAACCAGTCAGAAAAAAGTGATCTTAAAGTCTAATAATTGAAGCCCATGTCTCACCACATCTTTCTGCTTCACCATATCACAGGCATGACCCAGAATCTGTGGCTGTAAATGAATTCCAGAAAAAGTTCAAATTAAATCTGATGGAGAAGTTTCAGTGTTTGAATGGAGTGATAATAAACCTGGGAACCCAAACCCTCCTGAGtgagatctacacagagctctacatcacagagggagacagtggagaagtcaataatgaacatgaggtgagacagatcgAGGCAGCATCCAGGAGAACAACAACAGAGGAAACACCAATCAAATGCAACGACATCTTTAAGCCTTTATCTGAACAAGATGAACCCATCAGAACTGTTCTGACAAAGGGAGTCGCTGGCattggaaaaacagtctctgtgcagaagttcattctggactggGCTGAAGGGAAAGAAAATCAGGACATCTACCTcatatttccacttcctttcagAGAGCTGAATTTAATGAAGGACCAGAAACTGAGTCTGATGGAGCTTCTTCATGTCTGTTTTAAGGAAactaaagaaacagaaatgtccagtttggaaaaggttctgttcatttttgacgGATTGGACGAGTGTCGTTTTCCTCTAGATttccagaacacagtgagagtgtgtgatgtaactgaATCAGCATCAGTGCCGGTGCTGCTGATAAACCTGATTAAagggaatctgcttccctctgctctcatcTGGATCACCTCCCGACCAGCAACAGCTGATCAAATCCCCTCTGAGTGTGTGCATCGAGTCACAGAGGTACAAGGGTTCAATGACCCACAGAAGGAGGAGTTcttcaggaagaggatcagtGATCAGAGCCTGGCTaataacatcatcacacacctgaagtcattaagaagcctctacatcatgtgccacatcccagtcttctgctggatttcagccactgttctagagagaatgttgggtgaagcagagagtggagagatccccaagactctgactgaaatgtacacacacttcctcatcattcagacaaacaccataagagaaaaatacacaaagaagcaggagagtgatgaagaaatGCTTCTTAAACTGGGACAACTGGCTtttcagcagctgaagaaagggaacctgatcttctatgaggaagacctgagagagtgtggcattgatgtgagagaagcagcagtgtactcaggtgtgtgtacacagatcttcagagaggagtttggACTTCACCAGAGTAAAGTGTACTGCTTTGTTCATCTGAGTATTCAGGAACATCTTGCAGCTCTGTATGTGCACCTGAAATTCatgaagaaaaatgtaaatgttattatGCAGAATCAGGTCTCTGAAGTAGAAGTAGAAGAAATTACAATCTCAGATGTACACAAGAGTGCTATAGATCAGGCTTTAGAAACTCAGACTGGACATCTGGATCTTTTTCTTCGCTTTcttctgggtctctcactggagtccaatcaGAAACTCCTACATGCTTTAgtaacacagacaggaagtagctcCCAGAGCATAGAGGAAACAGTTCAGTACATTAAGAAGAAAATCAATGAAGATCttcctacagagaaatccatcaatctgttctactgtctgaatgaactggGTGATAATTCTCTAGTGGAGGAAATCCAGCACTACCTGAAATCTGGAAAACAAAGTGAACTCTCTTCTTCACAGTggtctgctctggtgtttgtgttactgacctcAGCACAGGAGCTGGAAGAGTTTGACCtgagtaaatatttcagtaCAGATAAGATAACAGAAACTGTTGTTGTGAAGATGATGCCTGTGATCACAGCCTCCAGAAAAGCAATGTAAGTAAAGCTGAATATAACTGTTCtactgttacagtgttagaaagagagaaactgaaaaCACTCTGAGTAATATGAACTTTGGGATGTTTTGACCTGAAAGTGATACAGAGTGGAGTTAatgtaaatagataaaatagattAATTAGGGAGTAAAATTgcatgaacaaatgaatgacttAAAGGCAAGTATTCAATATGTGGAAGCAGGTGATCATATCTGAGGAGAAAAACAGTGAAGTTTTAAAGTTAAGACTTACTATCTTGAAATAATTAGGACGTTTCTTGAagttttaatttattgttatCTTTATAATGCTGGTTTTATGTTGGATTTTTGACTCATGGTCACATTTTCCA from Hemibagrus wyckioides isolate EC202008001 linkage group LG19, SWU_Hwy_1.0, whole genome shotgun sequence encodes the following:
- the LOC131370004 gene encoding NACHT, LRR and PYD domains-containing protein 12-like isoform X3 gives rise to the protein METPDLDTDNVSPPSNNCKLQGKRSESSAPSCISMKSDESMEHPLHFKDGDSSLLHRFPSGSPVSSHLPNTCHVLQKAGDRTEMITTDTGHDPESVAVNEFQKKFKLNLMEKFQCLNGVIINLGTQTLLSEIYTELYITEGDSGEVNNEHEVRQIEAASRRTTTEETPIKCNDIFKPLSEQDEPIRTVLTKGVAGIGKTVSVQKFILDWAEGKENQDIYLIFPLPFRELNLMKDQKLSLMELLHVCFKETKETEMSSLEKVLFIFDGLDECRFPLDFQNTVRVCDVTESASVPVLLINLIKGNLLPSALIWITSRPATADQIPSECVHRVTEVQGFNDPQKEEFFRKRISDQSLANNIITHLKSLRSLYIMCHIPVFCWISATVLERMLGEAESGEIPKTLTEMYTHFLIIQTNTIREKYTKKQESDEEMLLKLGQLAFQQLKKGNLIFYEEDLRECGIDVREAAVYSGVCTQIFREEFGLHQSKVYCFVHLSIQEHLAALYVHLKFMKKNVNVIMQNQVSEVEVEEITISDVHKSAIDQALETQTGHLDLFLRFLLGLSLESNQKLLHALVTQTGSSSQSIEETVQYIKKKINEDLPTEKSINLFYCLNELGDNSLVEEIQHYLKSGKQSELSSSQWSALVFVLLTSAQELEEFDLSKYFSTDKITETVVVKMMPVITASRKAIIRCDSLGEKSWSALDSALRSETSNLRELHLTVNTLDLTWNYLGDSGVKSLSAVLDNPHCKVETLRLCECGISDEGCAALTSALRSNPSHLRYLNLSCNILGDSGVKSLSAVLENPHCKLGKLRLCKCGISDEGCAALTSALRSNPSHLRELDLSENELGDSGVKSLSAVLENPHCKLEILGLYKCGISDEGCAALTSALRSNPSHLRDLDLSCNNLGDSGVKSLSAVLENPHCKLEILG
- the LOC131370004 gene encoding NACHT, LRR and PYD domains-containing protein 12-like isoform X1; the encoded protein is METPDLDTDNVSPPSNNCKLQGKRSESSAPSCISMKSDESMEHPLHFKDGDSSLLHRFPSGSPVSSHLPNTCHVLQKAGDRTEMITTDTGHDPESVAVNEFQKKFKLNLMEKFQCLNGVIINLGTQTLLSEIYTELYITEGDSGEVNNEHEVRQIEAASRRTTTEETPIKCNDIFKPLSEQDEPIRTVLTKGVAGIGKTVSVQKFILDWAEGKENQDIYLIFPLPFRELNLMKDQKLSLMELLHVCFKETKETEMSSLEKVLFIFDGLDECRFPLDFQNTVRVCDVTESASVPVLLINLIKGNLLPSALIWITSRPATADQIPSECVHRVTEVQGFNDPQKEEFFRKRISDQSLANNIITHLKSLRSLYIMCHIPVFCWISATVLERMLGEAESGEIPKTLTEMYTHFLIIQTNTIREKYTKKQESDEEMLLKLGQLAFQQLKKGNLIFYEEDLRECGIDVREAAVYSGVCTQIFREEFGLHQSKVYCFVHLSIQEHLAALYVHLKFMKKNVNVIMQNQVSEVEVEEITISDVHKSAIDQALETQTGHLDLFLRFLLGLSLESNQKLLHALVTQTGSSSQSIEETVQYIKKKINEDLPTEKSINLFYCLNELGDNSLVEEIQHYLKSGKQSELSSSQWSALVFVLLTSAQELEEFDLSKYFSTDKITETVVVKMMPVITASRKAIIRCDSLGEKSWSALDSALRSETSNLRELHLTVNTLDLTWNYLGDSGVKSLSAVLDNPHCKVETLRLCECGISDEGCAALTSALRSNPSHLRYLNLSCNILGDSGVKSLSAVLENPHCKLGKLRLCKCGISDEGCAALTSALRSNPSHLRELDLSENELGDSGVKSLSAVLENPHCKLEILGLYKCGISDEGCAALTSALRSNPSHLRDLDLSCNNLGDSGVKSLSAVLENPHCKLEILGLSECGISDEGCAALTSDLRSNPSHLKELDLSCNNLGDSGVKSLSAVLENPHCKLEKLELYNCGVSDEGCAALTSALRSNPSHLRELNLSYNNLEDSEKKLLSDLKDDEHYKLQTLEM
- the LOC131370004 gene encoding NACHT, LRR and PYD domains-containing protein 12-like isoform X2, which translates into the protein METPDLDTDNVSPPSNNCKLQGKRSESSAPSCISMKSDESMEHPLHFKDGDSSLLHSVLQKAGDRTEMITTDTGHDPESVAVNEFQKKFKLNLMEKFQCLNGVIINLGTQTLLSEIYTELYITEGDSGEVNNEHEVRQIEAASRRTTTEETPIKCNDIFKPLSEQDEPIRTVLTKGVAGIGKTVSVQKFILDWAEGKENQDIYLIFPLPFRELNLMKDQKLSLMELLHVCFKETKETEMSSLEKVLFIFDGLDECRFPLDFQNTVRVCDVTESASVPVLLINLIKGNLLPSALIWITSRPATADQIPSECVHRVTEVQGFNDPQKEEFFRKRISDQSLANNIITHLKSLRSLYIMCHIPVFCWISATVLERMLGEAESGEIPKTLTEMYTHFLIIQTNTIREKYTKKQESDEEMLLKLGQLAFQQLKKGNLIFYEEDLRECGIDVREAAVYSGVCTQIFREEFGLHQSKVYCFVHLSIQEHLAALYVHLKFMKKNVNVIMQNQVSEVEVEEITISDVHKSAIDQALETQTGHLDLFLRFLLGLSLESNQKLLHALVTQTGSSSQSIEETVQYIKKKINEDLPTEKSINLFYCLNELGDNSLVEEIQHYLKSGKQSELSSSQWSALVFVLLTSAQELEEFDLSKYFSTDKITETVVVKMMPVITASRKAIIRCDSLGEKSWSALDSALRSETSNLRELHLTVNTLDLTWNYLGDSGVKSLSAVLDNPHCKVETLRLCECGISDEGCAALTSALRSNPSHLRYLNLSCNILGDSGVKSLSAVLENPHCKLGKLRLCKCGISDEGCAALTSALRSNPSHLRELDLSENELGDSGVKSLSAVLENPHCKLEILGLYKCGISDEGCAALTSALRSNPSHLRDLDLSCNNLGDSGVKSLSAVLENPHCKLEILGLSECGISDEGCAALTSDLRSNPSHLKELDLSCNNLGDSGVKSLSAVLENPHCKLEKLELYNCGVSDEGCAALTSALRSNPSHLRELNLSYNNLEDSEKKLLSDLKDDEHYKLQTLEM